DNA from Streptomyces sp. NBC_01260:
TCAGAGGGTTGGGGTCGGCGGGGTTGTCCGCGGGGGCGGGATAGCCGATGACCTTGCGGGTGCCGGTGCGCAGGCTGCGGGCGGACTGGTCGGGCTGGTAACCGAGTTCGTCGATGGCGGCGGTGACCCGGGCGAGGGTGGTGGCCCGCAGCCGGTGGGGTGCGTTGAGGGCGTTCGAGACCGTCTGCCGGGAGACCCCGGCCGAGCGTGCGACGTCTTCGATGGTCACCTGTCGAGCGGTCATCGTTCCTCTGTGGTCGGCGGGCTGGGGACTGCGGGTGGCCGCCCCCAGCCCGCGCTTGTCAGCGCTCGCGGGTCAGGGTGAGCAGGCCGCCGGTCGGCACGGTCACCGGGTTCACCCCGGCGACGAGGTCGAGCACGGTCTCGGACAGGATCTCACCACGGCAGTCCTGGACGCGGGCGAGGGCCTGTTCCGGTCGGGTGGCGGTCAGGAGCACCATGGGGTCGCCGTCCGCGTTGGCGACGAGCAGGGTCTGCGGGCCGTCCGCGGCGTGCCGGTCCGGGAGGGCGACGGGCAGCGGCGCGTAGCGGGCGACCACGGTGGTGTGGTGGTCGCGGGCGCGGACCAGGGGGTAGCCGAGGTCCGGTCGCACGGGTTCCAGGACGCCGAGTTGGAGGACGTCGGCGTACCGGCGGAAGACGCCGAGCCAGAAGCGCAGGGTGGCGAGCCGGTCAGGGCTCTGGGCGGCCAGGTCGACGGAGATCTGCGGCACCGAGAACAGGGCGTTGACGAGGTGGACGGCGATGGACTCGGGCGTCTCGGCGGAGTTCCACGTGATCATGTCGGAGTGGACGGCGAGCGGACCGGCGGTGAGCCGGCAGTCGACGGTGCGCTGGCGGTTCTCGGCAGGGCTGAGCGGGCAGTCGGTGGCGCGGACCATGGTGGCGTACGGCCACAGCCCCGGGCTGACGTAGGGCTGGCGGTGCTCGACGATCACGTCCGGCCGGGTGCGGCGCAGCCGGGTGTCCAGGTCGGCGAGCAGTTGGAGCACGCCCTCGTGGACGGCGGTGCGGTCGGCGCCGGCCGGGGCGGGCGGGGGGTCGGCGACGGCGAAGCGGTCGATGAAGTCGAGTTTCACACCGTCCACGCCCCACTCCTCGACGGAGCGGGAGATCCTCTCGATCAGGTACGCCCGGACCTCGGGGTGGCGGGGGTCGAGCACGGCAGCGTCCAGGTGGGGCTCCTCGCGCAGGATCGTGTCCTTGAAGCGGTCCCAGGCGTCGTTGTGCCGGCCGATGAACGGCACCGCGTACCAGAGGAGATAGGCGACGCCGAGCCGGTGGACCTCGGCGACATGGGCCGAGGGATCGGGGAAGGCCTCCGGGTTGGGCACCCAGTCACCGCAGTGGCCGTAGCCGCGGGCGCGGTCGGTGGTCTGCCAGCCGTCGTCGACGATGATGCTCTCGCAGCCCACGGCCGCGGCGAGGGCGGCCTGACGTTCGACGGCCTCGGTGTCGACGTTCTGGTGGAGGCTGTACCAGGTGGAGTAGGCGGGCATCCGGGCGGCGGGGGCGATGCCGGGGTGGTCCAGGCCCTCGGCCCACCAGGCGGTGACGGCCTGCAGGGTGGCGGCGAAGTGGCGGCCGCTGAGGTCGATCCGCAGCCGCAGCGGCGGCCCGTCCGGGGTGAGGTCCTGCTCCACGGTGAAGGCGAACTCACCGCTCTCCTCCACCACACCGGCGCCGACACGCACGGGTGCGGAGGTCTCCCCGGCGGCGGCGGTGCACAGCGCACGGTCGTCGGCGCCGATCAGACTGGCGACGGAGGCGCCCAGGGCGAGCGAGACGGTCCGGGGGGCGATCCAGGACGGCGGCAGCCAGCGGGAGGCGTTGGTGTCCGGTGTCCAGTAGGCGGTGGCCCCGACGCAGGGTATCCGCCATTCGGCACGGACGGCGGCCGGGACCGGCGCCGTGACCTCGATCATGGCCACGCCGTCACCGACCGGGGTGACAGAGGTCTCCAGCCGGTCGCAGCCGAGCCCGGTGAGGTGGACGGTGAGCGGCATGCCGGCACTGTGGAGCAGCCCTGTCGCGAGCTGCCGGTGGACGACGACGCCGGGGGTCGCGTCGGCCGGCGCGTTGGGGCGCCAGATCTGGACTGGCTGCTGCGGGACCGCGGGTACTTCGGTGGTCACGGTGGTCACTCCTTGGTGGCCCCGGCCAGCAGGCCGGAGATGAACTGGCGTTGCAGGACGAGGAAGAGGGCCATCACGGGGATGGCGGCGATGGCGGCGGCGAGCAGGACCTGCGCGTAGTTGGTGGTCACAAGGCCCTGCAGGGTGGCGGTGGCCACTGGCAGCGTGTACATGTCGGGGCTGCGCAACGCGATCAGCGGCCAGACGAACTGGTTCCATCCGCCGAGAAAGACGAACAGCGCGAGCGCGGCGATGACCGGCCGGTTGACCGGGATGACGATCTGCCACAGCACCCGCAGTTCGCCGGCGCCGTCGACGCGGGCCGCGTCCAGGAGTTCGTCGGGCATGGAGCGCAGTGACTGCCGCATCAGGAAGATGCCGAACGGGGTGACCAGGCCGGGCAGGATGACGGACTGGTAGGAATCGATCAGGCCCAGCTTCATCATCATCTCGAAGATCGGGATGAGCATCACCGTGTCGGGGAGTACGAGGGTGCTGAGCAGCAGGACGAAGAACAGATTGCGCCCTCGGAACTCGAACTTGGCGAAGGCGTAGCCCGCGAGGACCGAGACGACGACCGCGCCGGCCGTCTGGACGCCCGCCACCAGCACGCTGTTGAACAGGACGCGGGTGAGCCCGATGGAATCCTGGAGCCCCTGGAGGTTCTCCATGAGGTGCCCCCCGGGCAGCAGCTTCGGCGGCCAGGAGAACACGTCGCTGTTCTCCTGGGTGGCGGCCATGGCGAGCCAGTAGAACGGAGCGACGCAGAGCCCGAAGGCGCCCGCGAGGAGCAGGGTGAGGAGGGGGCTGTGGCGCTTCACTTGCGTTCCCCCATCAGTCGGACCTGCAGGAGGCCGAGCACAGCCACGATCAGCGCGAGCGCGTAGGCGAGAGCAGAGGCGTAGCCGAAGTCGAAGTACTTGAAGCCGTTGTTGTAGAGGTACATGGTGACCGTCAGGGTGGAGTTGTCGGGGCCGCCGCCGGTGAGGACGTACGGCTCGTCGAAGAGTTGCAGGGTGCCGATGGTGGAGAGCACCACGGTGAGGAGCAGGATCGGGCGCAGCTGGGGAACGGTGATGGAGACGAAGCGGCGGATCGGTCCCGCGCCGTCGACCTTTGCGGCCTCGTACAGCTCCTGTGGTATGCCCTGCAGGCCAGCGAGGTAGATCACCGCGTTGTAGCCGGTGTAGTGCCAGGTGATGACGAGGACGACGCCGACGCGGGCCCAGAAGGGGCTGCCGAGCCAGTTCACCCGGTCGATGCCGAACAGGGAGAGGACCCAGTTCAGCAGTCCGGCGTCGCGGTTGAGGATCACGGAGAACATCACGCCGGCGGCGACCAGGCCGGTCAGCGAGGGGATGAAGACGCCGAGCCGCCACAGCGGGCGCAGCCAGACCTTGGTGGAGTTGAGGCCGAGGGCGACGAGCAGGGCGAGGCCGAGCATCAGCGGCACCTGTACGACCAGGATCAGCGCCGTGTTCTTCAGCGCGGTCCAGAACAGCGGGTCGTGCAGCAGGCGCTGGTAGTTGTCGAGCCCGGTGAAGTGCCGGCCGGCGCCGTTGCCGGTGGTGAGGCTGATCCAGAGCGAGGCGACGATGGGGTACGCCTTGAAGATCGCGAAGCCCAGCACGGCGGGCATGATCAGCAGGTAGGGGACGGAAGTGCGGGTCAGCAGTCGGCGGCGTCCCGGGAGGGTGCGGCCGGTCTGGTCGGTGCTGCCGCGGCCGGCGGGGGCGGCGGCGGGAGCGTGTTCGGACGGGGCGAGGGACATGAGGGTCAGGCCGCCTGCTGCCGGCCGGTCTGCTGGGCAAGCTGTTCGGCGGCCTTCCTGAGGGCTTCGGCCGGGTCGGCGCCCTTGAGCAGCACCTGGCTCTGCGCGTCGCTGGCGAACTTGAGGGCGCGGGCGTAGTCGCCGGTGAAGTTGGTGGCCCGGGCATTGGCGGAGAGCGATTCGACGAAGGGCTTCAGCACCTTCTGGTTGCCGTAGAAGGGGTGCGGCGCGCTGAATCGCGGGTCGTCGTACGCCGCCTCGAGGGCGGGGAAGACACCGCCGGAGGCGAACATCCGGTTGATCTGGGCGGGCTTGGTGAGCGCGTACTCGATGAACTGCCAGGCGGCCTTGCGGCGCGTGCTGGACCCGGCAACGGCCAGGTAGGTGGAGTTGACGATGGCGTTGCGTTTGCCCCTGGGAACGGCGGCGGGCGGCTGCATGGAGCGCCACTTCCCTTTCTGTTCGGGGAACGTGGAGGCCAGATACTCCACGGCCCAGGCCGCTTCCGCGTAGGTGGCGAGCTTCCCCTGGCTGAGCAGGCGCTTCTCGGTGCCCTGGCCCGCAGTGTCGGCGATCAGGCCGGCATCGTTGAGCCGCTTGATGATGGTGAGGGCCTT
Protein-coding regions in this window:
- a CDS encoding glycoside hydrolase family 36 protein → MTTEVPAVPQQPVQIWRPNAPADATPGVVVHRQLATGLLHSAGMPLTVHLTGLGCDRLETSVTPVGDGVAMIEVTAPVPAAVRAEWRIPCVGATAYWTPDTNASRWLPPSWIAPRTVSLALGASVASLIGADDRALCTAAAGETSAPVRVGAGVVEESGEFAFTVEQDLTPDGPPLRLRIDLSGRHFAATLQAVTAWWAEGLDHPGIAPAARMPAYSTWYSLHQNVDTEAVERQAALAAAVGCESIIVDDGWQTTDRARGYGHCGDWVPNPEAFPDPSAHVAEVHRLGVAYLLWYAVPFIGRHNDAWDRFKDTILREEPHLDAAVLDPRHPEVRAYLIERISRSVEEWGVDGVKLDFIDRFAVADPPPAPAGADRTAVHEGVLQLLADLDTRLRRTRPDVIVEHRQPYVSPGLWPYATMVRATDCPLSPAENRQRTVDCRLTAGPLAVHSDMITWNSAETPESIAVHLVNALFSVPQISVDLAAQSPDRLATLRFWLGVFRRYADVLQLGVLEPVRPDLGYPLVRARDHHTTVVARYAPLPVALPDRHAADGPQTLLVANADGDPMVLLTATRPEQALARVQDCRGEILSETVLDLVAGVNPVTVPTGGLLTLTRER
- a CDS encoding carbohydrate ABC transporter permease — encoded protein: MKRHSPLLTLLLAGAFGLCVAPFYWLAMAATQENSDVFSWPPKLLPGGHLMENLQGLQDSIGLTRVLFNSVLVAGVQTAGAVVVSVLAGYAFAKFEFRGRNLFFVLLLSTLVLPDTVMLIPIFEMMMKLGLIDSYQSVILPGLVTPFGIFLMRQSLRSMPDELLDAARVDGAGELRVLWQIVIPVNRPVIAALALFVFLGGWNQFVWPLIALRSPDMYTLPVATATLQGLVTTNYAQVLLAAAIAAIPVMALFLVLQRQFISGLLAGATKE
- a CDS encoding carbohydrate ABC transporter permease; translated protein: MSLAPSEHAPAAAPAGRGSTDQTGRTLPGRRRLLTRTSVPYLLIMPAVLGFAIFKAYPIVASLWISLTTGNGAGRHFTGLDNYQRLLHDPLFWTALKNTALILVVQVPLMLGLALLVALGLNSTKVWLRPLWRLGVFIPSLTGLVAAGVMFSVILNRDAGLLNWVLSLFGIDRVNWLGSPFWARVGVVLVITWHYTGYNAVIYLAGLQGIPQELYEAAKVDGAGPIRRFVSITVPQLRPILLLTVVLSTIGTLQLFDEPYVLTGGGPDNSTLTVTMYLYNNGFKYFDFGYASALAYALALIVAVLGLLQVRLMGERK